In Polyangiaceae bacterium, a genomic segment contains:
- a CDS encoding ABC transporter ATP-binding protein — MASALGVGIGHAGLALSAGWVARSLVNPVTPYELGLSTVCLIGLLASLLKAIAQAGLAGAQVQLSAAVGNRVRLEVARGLLAQGGSATAQELLARIAVRIREVEHGTEGWLVLHRAVAQLLPLVAALILLSPSMAIAAVGVLAPFGVWVARARKRWKRSAHEAQIHSERLHANVDELVGNLDLFRTFGAGDQVLQAMERAGVRAGAEAARVEAVRAGLSGANEVLGALAVLGAVMLAQRFGLGLGDGALLAFAAVFFMAYRPLRDLGDGRGALLKGQAALESLGGLVGPGVLSGAAFSWGNEELVCRGFGHAERGPRIGLRLGYGELCWLRGENGSGKTTLLRCLLGLEPAAGEIAYGGRPLAEALVGPGSRPFAWVPQDAPMVTGSLLDNVRLMGAGVAQANGALELLGAEWLVQRLGDAKLGPGGRNVSGGERRLIALARAVATDQPVLLLDEPLVGVDAEGRERITSALARVRGARSLIVVSHEALPADLVDHEMHLSPQSPKSGGDQDETYGGRDSRAES, encoded by the coding sequence GTGGCTTCAGCGCTCGGTGTGGGGATTGGCCACGCAGGGTTGGCGCTTTCAGCGGGGTGGGTGGCGCGGTCGCTGGTGAATCCCGTGACACCCTATGAGTTGGGGCTCTCCACTGTGTGTCTCATCGGACTACTGGCAAGTCTGCTAAAGGCGATCGCTCAGGCGGGGCTGGCTGGGGCGCAGGTTCAGCTGAGCGCTGCAGTGGGAAATCGCGTGAGGCTGGAAGTCGCCCGGGGTCTCTTGGCACAGGGCGGCTCAGCCACCGCGCAGGAGCTACTCGCCCGCATCGCCGTGCGGATTCGCGAAGTGGAGCACGGGACCGAGGGCTGGCTGGTGCTGCATCGCGCCGTTGCGCAGCTGCTCCCGTTGGTCGCCGCTCTGATCCTGCTGTCACCCTCCATGGCAATTGCTGCTGTGGGTGTTCTCGCACCCTTCGGCGTATGGGTGGCTCGCGCCCGTAAGCGATGGAAACGCAGCGCCCACGAGGCGCAGATCCACAGCGAGCGCCTCCACGCCAACGTGGACGAACTGGTTGGCAACTTGGACCTGTTTCGCACTTTCGGTGCAGGGGATCAGGTGCTCCAGGCCATGGAGCGAGCAGGGGTTCGCGCTGGCGCGGAAGCTGCTCGCGTCGAGGCCGTTCGAGCGGGGTTGTCTGGGGCGAACGAGGTGCTGGGCGCTCTTGCGGTGCTGGGCGCCGTGATGCTCGCACAGCGATTCGGCTTAGGTCTTGGGGACGGCGCGCTGCTGGCGTTTGCGGCGGTGTTCTTCATGGCCTACCGGCCCCTTCGCGACCTTGGCGATGGGCGTGGTGCGCTGCTCAAGGGACAGGCGGCGCTCGAGTCGCTGGGCGGGCTGGTTGGACCAGGCGTGCTTTCCGGAGCTGCGTTTTCGTGGGGAAACGAGGAGCTGGTGTGCCGGGGATTCGGCCACGCGGAGCGTGGGCCGCGGATCGGACTCCGCTTGGGCTATGGGGAGCTCTGCTGGCTACGTGGAGAGAACGGCAGCGGAAAGACCACCTTGCTCCGCTGCTTGTTGGGGCTCGAGCCTGCGGCTGGGGAGATCGCGTATGGCGGTCGTCCGTTGGCGGAGGCTCTAGTCGGGCCCGGGAGCCGACCTTTCGCTTGGGTGCCCCAGGACGCTCCGATGGTTACGGGATCGCTGCTCGACAATGTGCGGTTGATGGGGGCCGGCGTTGCGCAGGCGAACGGCGCGCTCGAGCTCCTCGGAGCGGAGTGGTTGGTGCAGCGCTTGGGGGACGCCAAGCTGGGGCCCGGGGGACGCAACGTTTCCGGGGGGGAACGCCGTCTGATCGCTCTGGCGCGTGCGGTAGCGACGGATCAGCCGGTGCTGCTCTTGGACGAGCCGCTGGTTGGTGTGGATGCTGAGGGGCGGGAACGAATAACGTCTGCGCTGGCGCGCGTACGGGGCGCGCGGAGCCTGATCGTGGTCAGCCACGAGGCGCTGCCAGCGGACCTCGTTGACCACGAGATGCACCTCTCCCCCCAATCCCCAAAGAGCGGCGGCGACCAAGACGAGACCTACGGCGGGCGCGACTCACGCGCCGAGAGCTAA
- the rplT gene encoding 50S ribosomal protein L20, which produces MPRVKRGPSPRRRHKRVLKQTKGFWGGRKNRFRQALRVLWKSWQYAYVGRKLRKRDFRRLWIVRINAACHEHGTSYSRLMGALKKAGVELDRKVLADMAVNDPTAFKALTELAAQAN; this is translated from the coding sequence ATGCCCCGCGTAAAGAGAGGCCCCAGCCCCCGTCGTCGGCACAAGCGCGTGCTGAAGCAAACCAAGGGCTTTTGGGGAGGTCGCAAGAATCGCTTCCGTCAGGCGCTCCGCGTGCTGTGGAAGAGCTGGCAGTACGCCTACGTCGGCCGCAAGCTGCGTAAGCGCGATTTCCGTCGGCTTTGGATCGTCCGCATCAACGCCGCGTGCCATGAGCACGGCACCAGCTACTCCCGTCTGATGGGCGCGCTGAAGAAGGCCGGTGTGGAGCTGGATCGTAAGGTGCTCGCCGACATGGCGGTCAACGATCCCACCGCATTCAAGGCTCTGACCGAGCTCGCTGCTCAGGCCAACTGA
- the pheS gene encoding phenylalanine--tRNA ligase subunit alpha, with the protein MDPTAEIESGLSAFGEDFRAQFAAAQSEQDLRAARAQLLGKNGRLTQLLKLMGKVPADKRREIGEAVNATKQEVEQSFEARLTELAAAARKADLEATPFDLSMPGRSPAPRGHLHPLTQVRDEILDTFRDLGFSVAWGPQVELESNNFTKLAFPPDHPATDMQDSFWVKVDGAPADARVLLRTHTSNVQVREMSRHEPPMAVVSGGAVFRRDDDVTHSPMFHQIEGFLVDENVSFAHLKGVLTAFAQRMYGEHVLVRFRPSYFPFVEPGAELDVECVFCTETTKGDCRVCKGTRWLEVLGCGMVHPAVLEHCNIDSERFTGFAFGLGVERVAMLRYGIPDIRVLFENDPRFLAQF; encoded by the coding sequence ATGGATCCGACAGCTGAGATCGAGAGCGGCCTCAGCGCGTTCGGTGAAGATTTCCGCGCGCAATTTGCTGCCGCCCAGTCAGAACAAGATCTGCGCGCCGCGCGTGCGCAGCTACTGGGCAAAAATGGCCGGCTCACCCAGCTCTTGAAGCTGATGGGGAAAGTGCCGGCAGACAAGCGTCGCGAGATCGGCGAGGCCGTCAACGCGACCAAGCAAGAGGTCGAGCAGAGCTTCGAAGCACGGCTGACCGAGCTCGCCGCTGCCGCCCGCAAGGCAGATCTAGAAGCGACGCCCTTCGACCTCAGCATGCCCGGCCGCTCGCCGGCGCCTCGCGGCCACTTGCACCCGCTGACGCAGGTTCGCGACGAGATCCTCGACACCTTCCGCGACCTGGGGTTCAGCGTCGCTTGGGGGCCGCAAGTCGAGCTCGAGAGCAACAACTTCACGAAGCTCGCCTTCCCGCCGGATCACCCGGCGACGGACATGCAGGACAGCTTCTGGGTGAAGGTCGACGGCGCTCCCGCCGACGCGCGGGTGCTGCTGCGCACTCACACCTCGAACGTGCAGGTGCGCGAGATGAGCCGCCACGAGCCGCCGATGGCGGTGGTGAGCGGCGGCGCGGTGTTCCGGCGCGACGACGACGTCACCCACTCGCCGATGTTCCACCAAATCGAAGGCTTCCTGGTGGACGAGAACGTGAGCTTCGCGCACCTCAAGGGCGTGCTCACGGCCTTTGCTCAGCGCATGTACGGCGAACACGTGCTGGTGCGTTTCCGCCCGAGTTACTTCCCCTTCGTCGAGCCCGGCGCTGAGCTGGATGTCGAGTGCGTTTTCTGCACGGAAACGACCAAGGGCGACTGCCGTGTGTGCAAAGGCACGCGTTGGCTCGAGGTGCTGGGCTGCGGGATGGTGCACCCTGCCGTGCTCGAGCACTGCAACATCGACTCCGAGCGCTTCACCGGTTTTGCCTTTGGTCTCGGCGTGGAGCGCGTCGCGATGCTGCGCTACGGCATCCCTGACATCCGCGTGTTGTTCGAGAACGACCCGCGCTTCCTCGCGCAGTTTTAG
- the carB gene encoding carbamoyl-phosphate synthase large subunit: MPRREDIRKILLIGSGPIVIGQACEFDYSGTQGAKALKEIGYDVVLVNSNPATIMTDPELVRRTYIEPLTVDALTAIIKRERPDALLPTLGGQTALNLALDLNEAGVLSKYGVKLIGANVDAIRKAEDRMLFKECMAAAGLECARSGYARSLAEAKEISKEIGFPIILRPSFTMGGAGGAVVEDPAEFDQKVSWALEQSPTHEVLVEESILGWKEYELEVIRDRADNFIVVCSIENIDPMGVHTGDSVTVAPAMTLTDREYQRLRDQARAVMHEIGVETGGSNVQFAINPADGRVIVIEMNPRVSRSSALASKATGYPIAKIAAKLAVGFTLDELENDITGTSAAFEPTIDYVVVKWPRFDFKKFPGTDTRLGTQMKSVGEAMSIGRTFAEAVQKAARSLETGRSGLVSLTDAVDYRLEKPAPHKGRDLKHEAPPEVKPRPTLPPPSQDELRRSVSELIRVPTADRLFHVVDAMRLGMTAEEVNEACAIDPWFLRQFERIVEQERRIKEAPELTRELLFDSKRLGFSDAQIAEQREMSESDVRAARERFDVFATYGRVDTCAAEFVARTPYLYSTYETESEAEVTTRQKVIILGGGPNRIGQGIEFDYCCCHAVFALRELGYETVMVNCNPETVSTDYDTSDRLYFEPLTLEDVLAICREEASSGELLGVIVQFGGQTPLKLSVPLEANGIRLLGTSADAIDRAEDRERFDELLNKLGLKRPEAGIAKSVDEAVEVAKRIGFPVLVRPSYVLGGRAMMICWSEEDLLPYAELAMEAAREAGTQTLLIDKFLKNAIEVDVDTVADGKRAVVGGVMQHIEEAGVHSGDSSCVLPPHTLPPKIVERIEQQAKALALELGVVGLMNTQFAVKDGDIYVIEVNPRASRTIPFVSKATGRPLAKIAAKLMVGRTLDELGIDDAFLPTHMSVKESVFPFHKFPGVDTVLGPEMRSTGEVMGIATNTALAFGKSLVASGFKMPSTGRAFISVQDEDKDDAVGVARRLRNLGFRLVATRGTAEALLAAHIPCEVVNKVQMGSPHVVDAIAEGTIQLVVNTTQGLKSIRDSYAIRRNALLANIPYFTTMAAAVGATAALEAHELNKGQTVQVRSLQEWHRRSLDSVQL, encoded by the coding sequence ATGCCTCGCCGCGAAGACATTCGGAAGATCCTCCTGATCGGGTCCGGCCCGATCGTCATCGGCCAAGCCTGCGAGTTCGACTACTCGGGGACCCAAGGCGCCAAGGCGCTGAAGGAGATTGGCTACGACGTCGTGTTGGTGAACTCCAACCCAGCGACGATCATGACCGACCCGGAGCTGGTGCGTCGAACGTACATCGAGCCGCTCACGGTGGATGCGCTGACGGCCATCATCAAGCGCGAGCGACCGGATGCGTTGCTCCCGACGCTGGGTGGACAAACCGCGCTGAATCTCGCGTTGGACCTGAACGAGGCGGGGGTCTTATCGAAGTACGGCGTCAAACTCATCGGCGCCAACGTGGACGCCATTCGCAAGGCCGAGGACCGCATGCTCTTCAAGGAGTGCATGGCGGCGGCCGGGCTAGAGTGTGCCCGCAGCGGCTACGCGCGTTCCCTCGCGGAAGCAAAAGAGATCTCCAAAGAGATCGGCTTCCCGATCATCCTTCGCCCGAGCTTCACCATGGGCGGAGCAGGCGGTGCGGTGGTCGAGGACCCTGCGGAGTTCGACCAGAAGGTCAGCTGGGCTCTTGAGCAGTCGCCCACCCACGAGGTGCTGGTCGAAGAGAGCATCCTCGGTTGGAAGGAGTACGAGCTGGAGGTCATTCGTGACCGCGCAGACAACTTCATCGTCGTGTGCTCCATCGAGAATATCGACCCCATGGGCGTGCACACCGGTGACTCCGTCACCGTAGCGCCAGCGATGACGTTGACGGATCGCGAGTACCAGCGCCTACGCGACCAAGCGCGCGCGGTGATGCACGAGATCGGGGTCGAAACCGGAGGCTCCAACGTTCAGTTCGCGATCAACCCCGCCGATGGGCGCGTGATCGTGATCGAGATGAACCCCCGTGTCTCGCGCTCGAGCGCGCTGGCCTCCAAGGCCACTGGCTACCCAATCGCGAAGATCGCCGCCAAACTCGCGGTGGGATTCACCCTGGACGAGCTGGAGAACGACATCACCGGCACCAGCGCCGCCTTCGAGCCCACCATCGACTACGTGGTGGTCAAGTGGCCGCGCTTCGACTTCAAGAAGTTCCCCGGTACCGACACGCGTCTAGGCACGCAAATGAAGAGCGTCGGCGAGGCGATGAGCATCGGGCGTACCTTCGCCGAGGCGGTGCAGAAGGCCGCGCGTTCGCTGGAGACGGGGCGCTCCGGTCTGGTCAGCTTGACCGACGCGGTGGATTACCGCCTGGAAAAGCCTGCACCGCATAAGGGCCGCGACTTGAAGCACGAGGCGCCGCCAGAGGTGAAGCCGCGTCCGACGTTGCCACCTCCGTCTCAAGACGAGCTGCGGCGTTCTGTGAGTGAGCTGATTCGCGTGCCCACCGCCGACCGTCTGTTCCACGTGGTCGATGCGATGCGCCTCGGGATGACCGCCGAAGAGGTCAACGAAGCCTGCGCCATCGACCCTTGGTTTTTGCGCCAGTTCGAGCGCATCGTGGAGCAGGAGCGTCGCATCAAGGAGGCGCCCGAGCTCACGCGCGAGCTGCTTTTTGACAGCAAGCGCCTCGGCTTCAGTGACGCTCAGATCGCCGAGCAACGCGAAATGAGTGAGAGCGACGTGCGGGCTGCGCGCGAGCGCTTCGACGTGTTCGCTACCTACGGGCGTGTAGACACCTGCGCTGCTGAGTTCGTCGCTCGCACGCCGTACCTCTACTCGACCTATGAGACCGAGTCGGAGGCTGAGGTCACGACCCGACAGAAGGTGATCATTCTTGGAGGCGGTCCGAACCGCATCGGACAAGGCATCGAGTTCGACTACTGCTGTTGCCACGCGGTCTTTGCGCTGCGTGAGCTCGGCTACGAGACGGTGATGGTCAACTGTAACCCAGAGACCGTCAGCACCGACTACGACACGTCAGATCGCCTGTACTTCGAGCCCCTGACTCTGGAAGACGTGTTGGCCATTTGCCGCGAGGAAGCGTCCTCCGGTGAGCTGCTCGGAGTCATCGTGCAGTTCGGCGGACAGACCCCGCTGAAGCTCTCGGTGCCCCTCGAGGCGAACGGTATCCGCCTGCTGGGCACCAGCGCGGATGCGATCGATCGCGCTGAAGACCGTGAGCGCTTCGACGAGCTCTTGAACAAGCTTGGGCTGAAGCGCCCAGAGGCAGGTATCGCCAAGAGCGTCGATGAGGCGGTCGAGGTGGCGAAGCGTATCGGGTTCCCGGTGTTGGTGCGCCCGAGCTACGTGCTTGGCGGCCGGGCGATGATGATCTGTTGGTCTGAAGAGGACCTGCTGCCCTACGCGGAGCTCGCGATGGAGGCCGCGCGCGAAGCCGGCACTCAGACGTTGCTGATTGACAAGTTCTTGAAGAACGCCATCGAGGTGGACGTCGACACCGTTGCCGACGGGAAACGCGCGGTGGTCGGTGGTGTCATGCAGCACATCGAAGAAGCCGGCGTGCATAGCGGCGACTCTTCATGCGTGCTCCCGCCGCACACTCTCCCCCCCAAAATCGTAGAGCGCATCGAACAGCAAGCCAAGGCGCTGGCCCTGGAGCTCGGCGTGGTGGGGCTGATGAACACGCAGTTCGCGGTCAAAGACGGTGACATCTACGTGATCGAGGTCAACCCACGCGCGTCTCGTACGATTCCCTTCGTGTCCAAGGCGACAGGGCGCCCCCTCGCGAAGATCGCTGCAAAGCTGATGGTGGGACGCACGCTGGATGAACTTGGGATCGACGACGCATTCCTACCCACGCATATGTCGGTGAAGGAGTCGGTGTTCCCCTTCCACAAGTTCCCCGGTGTCGACACGGTGCTCGGGCCTGAGATGCGGTCCACTGGCGAAGTGATGGGGATTGCCACCAACACGGCCTTGGCGTTCGGTAAGTCGCTGGTCGCCTCCGGCTTCAAGATGCCCTCCACCGGGCGCGCGTTCATCAGCGTTCAGGACGAAGACAAGGACGACGCGGTGGGCGTAGCGCGGCGGCTGAGGAACCTCGGGTTCCGCTTGGTTGCCACGCGCGGCACCGCGGAGGCGCTGCTCGCAGCGCATATCCCCTGCGAGGTCGTGAACAAGGTGCAGATGGGGTCGCCTCATGTGGTGGACGCCATCGCTGAGGGCACCATTCAGCTCGTGGTCAACACCACTCAAGGCCTGAAGTCGATCCGCGACAGCTACGCGATTCGCCGCAACGCGCTGCTCGCCAACATCCCGTACTTCACGACGATGGCGGCAGCGGTGGGAGCCACCGCGGCGCTCGAGGCACACGAGCTGAACAAGGGCCAAACGGTTCAGGTTCGCAGCCTCCAAGAGTGGCACCGTCGAAGCCTGGACTCGGTACAGCTTTAA
- a CDS encoding tetratricopeptide repeat protein, whose product MRGVSRGRRERWLTTLVCSALLAVSVPAFGQASPDELARRHFESGAAYLEESDYENALEAFDKAYELSKRPEIQINIATVYERMGRLKQAIGALDRYLELAPEGELRETVELRKANLQKRVDAGEGVEPAPKPQPEREPKAAAKPPPPAPKPEPKTSKVPVQDDGTTDAGPNVPAWILIGLGGLSAGGAVVTGLLAQSEYDTAKSDCSPTCTDDQLSTGRNMALTSTILTGVAVVGIGVGLTLLFTSSSSPQSASRVPAKPSAFPQVFVGASTAGGAFDARWRF is encoded by the coding sequence ATGAGAGGTGTGTCCCGGGGGCGGCGCGAACGCTGGCTCACGACATTGGTGTGTAGCGCCCTCCTCGCGGTCAGCGTGCCCGCCTTCGGCCAAGCGTCTCCCGACGAGCTAGCACGACGACACTTCGAGAGCGGCGCGGCTTACTTGGAAGAGAGCGACTACGAGAACGCGCTGGAGGCGTTCGACAAAGCGTACGAGCTGTCGAAACGTCCGGAGATTCAGATCAATATCGCGACGGTCTACGAACGCATGGGGCGCTTGAAGCAAGCGATTGGTGCGTTGGATCGCTACCTCGAGCTCGCACCCGAGGGAGAGCTGCGAGAGACCGTCGAGCTGCGCAAAGCGAACCTGCAAAAACGCGTGGATGCGGGCGAAGGCGTGGAGCCAGCACCCAAGCCGCAGCCAGAGCGTGAGCCGAAAGCTGCCGCGAAGCCCCCACCGCCAGCGCCAAAGCCTGAACCCAAGACTTCCAAGGTTCCGGTCCAAGACGACGGAACCACAGACGCGGGGCCGAACGTGCCCGCATGGATCCTGATTGGCCTAGGAGGACTCTCAGCTGGTGGCGCGGTGGTAACTGGGCTGCTCGCACAGAGCGAGTACGACACGGCGAAGTCCGACTGCAGCCCAACCTGCACCGACGACCAGCTCTCCACAGGTCGCAACATGGCGCTGACCAGTACCATCCTGACCGGCGTCGCCGTGGTGGGGATCGGCGTCGGCCTCACGCTGCTGTTCACCTCTTCCTCAAGCCCGCAATCCGCGTCGCGTGTCCCGGCAAAGCCTTCGGCGTTTCCGCAGGTATTCGTCGGCGCGAGCACCGCGGGCGGCGCCTTCGACGCGCGCTGGAGGTTTTGA
- the rpmI gene encoding 50S ribosomal protein L35 — protein MPKMKTNRAAAKRFKLTGSGRVRRPKMGLQHNMIGKSRKRKRRLRDNDMVAPAMEKRVKLLLPYG, from the coding sequence ATGCCCAAGATGAAGACCAACCGCGCTGCAGCCAAGCGCTTCAAGCTCACCGGCTCCGGCCGCGTCCGCCGCCCGAAGATGGGCCTGCAGCACAACATGATTGGCAAGTCCCGCAAGCGGAAGCGCCGCCTGCGTGACAACGACATGGTCGCGCCGGCCATGGAGAAGCGCGTCAAACTGCTTTTGCCCTACGGCTGA
- a CDS encoding FHA domain-containing protein, with amino-acid sequence MSHKLASIELERAEGSSRYAYYLRSKNQEFRLQLGECFIGRNPACQIVLVDPRASRNHAVLRITERAVVLQDLDSANGVYLNEERVERPEKLRHGDRIVIGTQEFIFAVEDTSPDSASISVEEISGIVTPPEAPAMSSTVDGDPLDYLGRLADKMLALGRVEAAERVLGAHLREIESLARSGAPVVNTDLLLAAKYALRLSGAACAPEWANYTIRLYALARRPMPAQVSGELAALLRRVPNIDRQLMVRYQEFLAAHIHQMAPADRELCHQVLALPQPL; translated from the coding sequence GTGTCCCACAAGCTGGCGAGCATCGAGCTGGAACGGGCCGAGGGGAGTTCGCGCTACGCGTACTACCTGCGGTCCAAGAACCAGGAGTTCCGACTTCAACTCGGGGAGTGCTTCATTGGGCGCAACCCGGCTTGTCAGATCGTGCTCGTGGATCCTCGCGCGTCTCGTAACCACGCGGTGCTGCGAATCACCGAGCGCGCGGTGGTGCTCCAGGATCTCGATAGCGCGAACGGTGTCTACCTGAACGAAGAACGCGTTGAGAGACCGGAGAAGCTGCGTCACGGCGACCGCATCGTGATCGGAACTCAAGAGTTCATCTTCGCGGTCGAGGACACATCACCGGACTCCGCGTCTATTTCCGTGGAGGAAATCAGCGGCATCGTTACACCGCCCGAAGCGCCGGCGATGTCGTCGACGGTGGATGGCGATCCACTCGACTACCTCGGCCGGCTAGCGGACAAGATGCTCGCGCTGGGGCGCGTCGAAGCTGCCGAACGAGTGCTTGGCGCCCACCTGCGAGAAATCGAGAGCCTGGCTCGCAGCGGGGCGCCGGTGGTCAACACGGACTTGTTGCTCGCAGCGAAGTACGCGCTCCGCCTGTCTGGGGCAGCGTGTGCGCCCGAGTGGGCGAACTACACCATCCGGCTCTACGCCCTCGCACGTCGTCCCATGCCGGCACAAGTCAGTGGGGAGCTAGCGGCGCTTCTGCGTCGTGTTCCCAACATCGATCGGCAATTGATGGTGCGTTATCAGGAGTTTCTGGCGGCTCACATCCACCAGATGGCTCCAGCGGACCGGGAATTGTGCCATCAGGTGTTGGCATTGCCCCAGCCGCTGTAA